In the Kineosporiaceae bacterium genome, one interval contains:
- a CDS encoding epoxide hydrolase, protein MTTDPKAFAATSPTQQPATPGLVVRPFTVAVSDAELADLHARLDRTRYAPPAPDDDWRYGTPVAYLRNAVRAWRQLDWRAAERRINTVPHFITEIDGQQFHFIHVKSPHPGATPLLLAHTYPGSSVDYLDVIDRLVDPVAHGGRAEDAFDVVVPDAPGFGWSNPVPDPGWTTARVARAYDVLMRALGYPSYGVHGSDHGALVARELGLIEPEGFLGLHVLQLFSFPSGDPSEFERLEPGDYAGLEHMAWFQSVGGYNAMNAARPQTIGAALSDSPVGLLAYSELFENFGNGTSLVPLETILLEVSVAWFANAAAGMARTYYADARSEAEPQVNHARTGVSVFADDFQTIKVFAERDNDHITTWTRHPRGGHFAVLEVPELVAADLAAFFAN, encoded by the coding sequence ATGACCACAGACCCGAAGGCCTTCGCCGCCACCTCGCCCACCCAACAGCCCGCCACCCCGGGGCTCGTCGTCCGGCCGTTCACGGTGGCCGTGAGTGACGCCGAGCTCGCCGACCTGCACGCCCGGCTGGACCGCACCCGTTACGCACCGCCCGCCCCGGACGACGACTGGCGGTACGGCACCCCCGTCGCATACTTGCGCAACGCCGTCCGAGCCTGGCGGCAGTTGGACTGGCGGGCCGCCGAACGCCGGATCAACACCGTCCCGCACTTCATCACCGAGATCGACGGTCAGCAGTTCCACTTCATCCACGTGAAGTCCCCGCACCCCGGCGCGACCCCGCTCCTGCTGGCGCACACCTACCCCGGCTCGAGCGTCGACTACCTGGACGTCATCGACCGGCTGGTCGACCCGGTGGCCCACGGCGGACGGGCCGAGGACGCGTTCGACGTCGTCGTGCCCGACGCCCCGGGGTTCGGCTGGTCCAACCCGGTGCCCGATCCCGGCTGGACGACCGCACGGGTCGCTCGCGCGTACGACGTGCTGATGCGCGCCCTCGGCTACCCGAGCTACGGGGTGCACGGCTCGGACCACGGCGCGCTCGTCGCCCGCGAACTCGGCCTGATCGAGCCCGAGGGCTTCCTCGGCCTGCACGTGCTGCAGCTGTTCTCGTTCCCCTCCGGGGACCCGAGCGAGTTCGAGCGCCTCGAACCGGGCGACTACGCCGGCCTGGAACACATGGCGTGGTTCCAGTCGGTCGGTGGCTACAACGCGATGAACGCCGCCCGCCCGCAGACGATCGGCGCCGCGCTGAGCGACTCCCCGGTGGGCCTGCTGGCCTACAGCGAACTGTTCGAGAACTTCGGCAACGGCACCTCCTTGGTTCCGCTGGAGACGATCCTGCTCGAGGTCAGCGTCGCCTGGTTCGCAAACGCCGCCGCCGGCATGGCCCGCACCTACTACGCCGACGCCCGCAGCGAGGCGGAGCCGCAGGTCAACCACGCCCGTACCGGGGTCAGCGTGTTCGCCGACGACTTCCAGACGATCAAGGTCTTCGCCGAACGCGACAACGACCACATCACCACCTGGACCCGCCACCCCCGCGGTGGGCACTTCGCGGTCCTCGAGGTGCCCGAACTCGTCGCGGCCGATCTCGCGGCCTTCTTCGCCAATTGA
- a CDS encoding WYL domain-containing protein, which translates to MAEAAERLLELLTLLGTRPSWSAPELADRSGVTTRTVRADVARLRRLGYPIEGQRGGHGGYRLGQGGKLPPLLLDDDEAVAVAVGLRTGTGIVGLAESSSSALTKLEQVLPSRLRGSVDALGSTIDRAPENTNTDAPDPEVPADRLRAIAAAIADHELLRFDYHLPEPVDVEPAGLAAPPVLVEPCRLVHWHRRWYLVARDVDHDHWDAYRVDHLDLRMRTGSRVASPSRVPGGDVVAFLMRRVAITGWTVRARLLVHAPAAQVLARIHHAVGVVEPLDRDTCVLFTGADSLDTVAAYIGMLRYDFTVESPPELVPLLQAVADRYQRAVTASGAVAAGPRSPRVR; encoded by the coding sequence ATGGCGGAGGCGGCTGAGCGACTCCTGGAGTTGCTGACCCTGCTGGGAACCCGACCGTCGTGGTCGGCCCCCGAACTGGCCGACCGGTCGGGCGTGACGACACGGACCGTCCGCGCCGATGTCGCCCGGCTGCGCCGACTCGGCTATCCGATCGAGGGCCAACGCGGCGGCCACGGTGGCTACCGGCTGGGTCAGGGAGGGAAGCTGCCGCCGTTGCTCCTGGACGACGACGAAGCGGTCGCGGTCGCGGTGGGGCTGCGGACCGGAACCGGCATCGTCGGTCTGGCCGAGAGCAGCAGCAGCGCGCTGACCAAGCTCGAGCAGGTGCTGCCGTCCAGGCTGCGGGGCAGCGTCGATGCGCTCGGCTCGACGATCGACCGCGCGCCGGAGAACACGAATACTGACGCACCGGACCCCGAGGTGCCCGCGGACCGCCTGCGCGCGATCGCGGCGGCCATCGCCGATCACGAACTCCTCCGCTTCGACTATCACCTTCCCGAGCCCGTCGATGTCGAGCCCGCAGGCCTCGCCGCGCCGCCGGTGTTGGTCGAACCGTGCCGCCTCGTCCACTGGCATCGTCGCTGGTACCTCGTCGCCCGCGACGTCGACCACGATCACTGGGACGCCTACCGGGTCGACCACCTCGACCTGCGGATGCGCACCGGCTCTCGGGTGGCTTCCCCCTCGCGCGTGCCTGGCGGTGACGTCGTCGCCTTCCTGATGCGGAGGGTCGCGATCACCGGGTGGACCGTCCGGGCACGCCTGCTCGTCCACGCACCGGCCGCCCAGGTCCTGGCGCGCATCCATCACGCCGTCGGCGTCGTCGAGCCCCTCGACCGTGACACCTGCGTGCTCTTCACCGGGGCCGACAGCCTCGACACCGTCGCGGCGTACATCGGCATGCTGAGGTACGACTTCACCGTCGAGTCGCCACCCGAGCTCGTGCCCCTGCTCCAGGCCGTCGCCGACCGGTATCAGCGCGCGGTGACCGCGTCCGGCGCTGTCGCCGCAGGGCCGCGCTCTCCCAGGGTCCGCTGA